The Drosophila biarmipes strain raj3 chromosome 2L, RU_DBia_V1.1, whole genome shotgun sequence genome has a window encoding:
- the LOC108036738 gene encoding protein FAM151B isoform X2, with protein MVRAWGTNLTAVSWAHAVNSQQLLDEVLTEAANIDFIEADIVLGKLNGEGEDLPVMAHPPAVVSDLTLSDFLSQIMEFNRNHGGREKGVKLDFKSIEVFEGSLDILDESIPSMSYPVWINADILSGPVEQNKTVPVDADRFFAGCMRYKKAALSIGWTTNWGADFRDGEYTQDQCNAMLESLTANNVLSTGQAITFPVRAGIAANSQEQLHRLVAAVNETNESTLTIWSSAGDYVDVEKLRQLIFGFGLERVYLDVPEELASQLDLGNPGNGASTFKSLFSFSFVSLCFWALSSWLQRI; from the exons ATGGTGAGGGCATGGGGCACCAACTTGACCGCAGTAAGCTGGGCCCATGCGGTCAACAGCCAACAGCTGCTGGACGAGGTCCTCACAGAAGCAG CTAACATCGACTTTATCGAGGCGGACATTGTTCTGGGCAAGCTAAATGGCGAGGGCGAGGACCTGCCCGTAATGGCCCATCCGCCAGCAGTCGTCTCCGACCTCACGCTATCGGACTTTCTTAGCCAGATCATGGAGTTCAACCGGAACCACGGGGGCCGGGAAAAGGGAGTCAAGCTCGACTTCAAGTCGATCGAGGTCTTCGAGGGCTCCCTGGACATTCTGGACGAGAGCATTCCTAGC ATGAGCTACCCCGTTTGGATAAACGCCGACATCCTAAGTGGACCCGTAGAGCAAAATAAAACCGTGCCTGTGGATGCGGACCGCTTCTTCGCCGGCTGCATGCGCTATAAGAAAGCGGCACTCTCTATCGGCTGGACAACCAACTGGGGCGCCGACTTCCGCGACGGCGAGTACACGCAGGACCAATGCAATGCTATGCTAGAATCCCTGACCGCCAACAATGTCCTCTCCACCGGTCAGGCCATAACCTTTCCCGTCCGCGCTGGAATCGCGGCCAACAGCCAGGAGCAGCTACACCGACTGGTTGCCGCGGTCAACGAGACGAACGAGAGCACCTTGACGATTTGGTCGTCCGCCGGCGACTATGTGGATGTGGAAAAGTTGCGCCAGCTCATCTTCGGCTTCGGGCTGGAACGAGTGTACCTGGACGTGCCGGAGGAGCTGGCCTCGCAGTTGGATCTGGGAAATCCAGGCAACGGCGCCAGCACCTTCAAGTCTCTGTTCAGCTTTAGCTTTGTCAGCCTTTGCTTTTGGGCTTTGTCCAGCTGGTTGCAGCGCATATAA
- the LOC108036733 gene encoding protein peste translates to MTSRVRHWARLGTVILGICCIASGIYLFRNFIEMFTRVRGKEMALSPTSRSFEGWKVSPLPLNFDVYLFNWTNPHEFYVGSGKKPRFEQLGPYRFREHPDKVDIEWHNQNASVSFHKKSWFYFDAAGSNGSLTDIVTQVNTVAHAAARRGADSWLGRITVNFANKAYSQDVTVTKTVDEMLFKGYEHQFIKVGKLLRPQDVPYLRVGFQYPRNGSASFDGDINMFTGSDDITKMGQIHTWNNLTHTGAFEGTCGQVRGSMGEFFPPNLSTNDSVYMYMPKMCRAIPLDYTETVTVHGVTAYKFSGTQHAVDNGTLRPETSCYCVGGKCMPIGVINIGPCAYNASVYMSFPHFYLADASYLEAIEGLLPEREKHEFFMTLEPNAGVPMDVGGGFQANYYMEPIRGIDIYENVPKVMIPMMWCEERVRVSEEIAADIALVPLIVLLGQIVTGILLAGGLICTCWYPTRQVTHFCQSDPKAKASAFSPLAAFGVNSAAPSAPTQPFRSNTTSSGNDRVGVRLLDYNRNSGLRDSVTTDSSARERLIAEGSPDVIVR, encoded by the exons ATGACATCACGGGTGCGTCACTGGGCCCGACTGGGCACCGTGATTCTTGGGATCTGCTGCATAGCCAGTGGGATATATCTCTTCCGGAACTTCATCGAAATGTTCACACGCGTGCGCGGCAAG GAAATGGCCTTGAGTCCAACGTCACGATCGTTCGAGGGTTGGAAGGTGTCGCCCCTGCCGCTCAACTTCGATGTCTACCTTTTTAACTGGACAAATCCACATGAATTCTATGTGGGATCCGGCAAGAAGCCGCGATTCGAGCAACTGGGACCCTATCGGTTTCGAGAGCATCCCGACAAAGTGGACATCGAATGGCACAACCAGAACGCTTCCGTGTCGTTCCACAAAAAGTCCTGGTTCTATTTTGATGCTGCTGGAAGCAACGGAAGTTTGACGGATATTGTCACTCAAGTCAACACCGTAGCACAT GCTGCTGCTAGGCGTGGTGCTGACAGCTGGTTAGGCAGAATAACTGTTAATTTTGCTAATAAAGCTTATAGTCAGGATGTTACCGTCACTAAAACCGTTGATGAAATGCTCTTCAAGGGCTACGAGCACCAGTTCATAAAAGTAGGCAAGCTGCTGAGGCCCCAAGATGTTCCCTACTTGCGCGTGGGATTCCAGTATCCGCGGAACGGCAGTGCCAGCTTTGATGGggacattaacatgttcacCGGGTCCGACGATATTACCAAAATGGGTCAGATTCATACGTGGAATAACCTGACGCACACTGGAGCTTTTGAGGGCACCTGCGGGCAGGTTCGCGGTTCCATGGGCGAGTTCTTTCCGCCCAACCTCAGCACCAACGACAGCGTCTACATGTACATGCCAAAGATGTGCCGAGCTATACCGCTGGACTACACGGAGACGGTTACGGTGCATGGGGTGACTGCTTACAAGTTTAGTGGCACTCAGCACGCCGTAGACAACGGAACACTGCGCCCGGAGACGAGTTGCTACTGTGTCGGCGGCAAGTGTATGCCCATCGGAGTGATCAACATAGGTCCCTGCGCCTACAACGCATCTGTCTACATGTCGTTCCCGCACTTTTACTTGGCGGATGCCAGCTACCTGGAGGCCATCGAAGGTCTGCTACCGGAACGCGAGAAGCACGAGTTTTTCATGACACTGGAACCCAATGCGGGCGTGCCAATGGACGTAGGCGGTGGATTCCAGGCCAACTACTACATGGAGCCCATCCGGGGTATTGA TATCTACGAAAATGTTCCAAAGGTCATGATTCCAATGATGTGGTGCGAAGAGCGAGTCCGGGTTTCGGAAGAAATAGCCGCCGACATCGCGTTGGTTCCGCTGATTGTCCTGCTAGGACAGATTGTAACTGGCATCCTACTGGCCGGCGGCCTCATATGCACCTGCTGGTACCCGACTCGGCAGGTCACGCACTTCTGTCAAAGCGATCCCAAGGCCAAAGCCAGTGCCTTTAGTCCCCTCGCCGCCTTTGGTGTAAATTCAGCTGCGCCTTCGGCTCCGACCCAGCCTTTCCGCAGCAATACTACTTCGTCGGGCAACGACCGCGTTGGAGTGCGACTGCTGGACTACAATCGCAATTCCGGATTGAGGGACAGCGTTACAACGGACAGCTCGGCCAGGGAACGGCTGATCGCCGAGGGCTCGCCCGATGTCATAGTTAGATAA
- the LOC108036738 gene encoding protein FAM151B isoform X1 gives MLLKFRKCTEPFGNGGSVNLALQMSLLLVLVAKINGAALNASHYQYQVAGQGTPADPQIAHLLLQDSDMVRAWGTNLTAVSWAHAVNSQQLLDEVLTEAANIDFIEADIVLGKLNGEGEDLPVMAHPPAVVSDLTLSDFLSQIMEFNRNHGGREKGVKLDFKSIEVFEGSLDILDESIPSMSYPVWINADILSGPVEQNKTVPVDADRFFAGCMRYKKAALSIGWTTNWGADFRDGEYTQDQCNAMLESLTANNVLSTGQAITFPVRAGIAANSQEQLHRLVAAVNETNESTLTIWSSAGDYVDVEKLRQLIFGFGLERVYLDVPEELASQLDLGNPGNGASTFKSLFSFSFVSLCFWALSSWLQRI, from the exons TGCTCGTGGCCAAAATCAATGGGGCTGCTCTGAACGCCAGCCATTATCAGTACCAAGTGGCCGGGCAAGGAACGCCGGCCGATCCCCAGATCGCTCACTTATTGCTGCAAGACTCGGATATGGTGAGGGCATGGGGCACCAACTTGACCGCAGTAAGCTGGGCCCATGCGGTCAACAGCCAACAGCTGCTGGACGAGGTCCTCACAGAAGCAG CTAACATCGACTTTATCGAGGCGGACATTGTTCTGGGCAAGCTAAATGGCGAGGGCGAGGACCTGCCCGTAATGGCCCATCCGCCAGCAGTCGTCTCCGACCTCACGCTATCGGACTTTCTTAGCCAGATCATGGAGTTCAACCGGAACCACGGGGGCCGGGAAAAGGGAGTCAAGCTCGACTTCAAGTCGATCGAGGTCTTCGAGGGCTCCCTGGACATTCTGGACGAGAGCATTCCTAGC ATGAGCTACCCCGTTTGGATAAACGCCGACATCCTAAGTGGACCCGTAGAGCAAAATAAAACCGTGCCTGTGGATGCGGACCGCTTCTTCGCCGGCTGCATGCGCTATAAGAAAGCGGCACTCTCTATCGGCTGGACAACCAACTGGGGCGCCGACTTCCGCGACGGCGAGTACACGCAGGACCAATGCAATGCTATGCTAGAATCCCTGACCGCCAACAATGTCCTCTCCACCGGTCAGGCCATAACCTTTCCCGTCCGCGCTGGAATCGCGGCCAACAGCCAGGAGCAGCTACACCGACTGGTTGCCGCGGTCAACGAGACGAACGAGAGCACCTTGACGATTTGGTCGTCCGCCGGCGACTATGTGGATGTGGAAAAGTTGCGCCAGCTCATCTTCGGCTTCGGGCTGGAACGAGTGTACCTGGACGTGCCGGAGGAGCTGGCCTCGCAGTTGGATCTGGGAAATCCAGGCAACGGCGCCAGCACCTTCAAGTCTCTGTTCAGCTTTAGCTTTGTCAGCCTTTGCTTTTGGGCTTTGTCCAGCTGGTTGCAGCGCATATAA